A single region of the Pseudomonas solani genome encodes:
- a CDS encoding NAD(P)-dependent oxidoreductase, producing the protein MKIALIGASGFVGSAVLAEALQRGHQVTALVRHPEKLAAHQHLKALQADIHDAAATASQLAGHDAVVHAFNPGWGREDIREQFIAGTRSIFAATNQSGVRRLLVVGGAGSLYVAPGVQLIDTPHFPAEYKEGAEGARQALNLIQAETALDWSFISPPALLQPGERTGRFRIGGNELLMDGDHPASVSVADLAVAIVDELENPQHIRQRFTVGY; encoded by the coding sequence ATGAAGATCGCCCTTATCGGTGCCAGCGGTTTCGTCGGTTCCGCCGTACTCGCCGAAGCCCTGCAACGCGGCCACCAGGTCACCGCCCTGGTGCGCCACCCGGAAAAGCTCGCCGCCCACCAACACCTGAAGGCGCTGCAGGCCGACATCCACGACGCGGCCGCCACCGCGTCGCAACTGGCCGGGCATGACGCCGTCGTCCACGCCTTCAACCCCGGCTGGGGCCGCGAGGACATCCGCGAGCAGTTCATCGCCGGCACCCGCTCGATCTTCGCCGCCACCAATCAGTCCGGCGTCCGCCGCCTGCTGGTGGTCGGCGGTGCCGGCAGCCTCTACGTCGCCCCCGGCGTGCAGCTGATCGACACCCCGCACTTCCCCGCCGAATACAAGGAAGGCGCCGAAGGCGCGCGCCAGGCACTGAACCTGATCCAGGCCGAAACCGCCCTGGACTGGAGCTTCATCTCGCCGCCCGCGCTGCTGCAGCCCGGTGAACGCACCGGCCGCTTCCGCATCGGCGGCAACGAACTGCTGATGGACGGCGACCACCCGGCCAGCGTCTCGGTGGCCGACCTGGCCGTGGCCATCGTCGACGAGCTGGAAAACCCGCAGCACATCCGCCAGCGCTTCACCGTCGGCTACTGA
- the bfr gene encoding bacterioferritin produces MQGQAEVVEYLKDLLRGELAARDQYFLHSRMYADWGFTKLFDRINHEMEEETEHADALLKRILFLESTPDMSPKPIHPGATVPEMLRADLQLEYDVRAALSKGITLCEKHKDYISRDILALQLQDTEEDHAYWLEQQLGLIDRVGLQNYLQSQG; encoded by the coding sequence ATGCAAGGGCAAGCCGAAGTAGTCGAATACCTCAAGGACCTGCTGCGGGGCGAGCTGGCCGCTCGCGACCAGTACTTCCTGCACTCGCGCATGTACGCCGACTGGGGCTTCACCAAGCTCTTCGACCGGATCAACCACGAGATGGAGGAAGAGACCGAGCACGCCGATGCCCTGCTCAAGCGCATCCTCTTCCTCGAAAGCACCCCGGACATGTCGCCCAAGCCGATCCACCCGGGCGCCACTGTGCCGGAGATGCTGCGCGCCGACCTCCAGCTCGAGTACGACGTGCGCGCCGCTCTGAGCAAGGGCATCACCCTGTGCGAGAAGCACAAGGACTACATCAGCCGCGACATCCTCGCCCTGCAGCTGCAGGACACCGAGGAAGACCACGCCTACTGGCTGGAACAGCAGCTGGGCCTGATCGACCGCGTGGGCCTGCAGAACTACCTGCAATCCCAGGGCTGA
- a CDS encoding DUF2218 domain-containing protein codes for MSLTASAHVVTDTPARYISRLCKHFAHRIPVSFDEHQGRIEFDFGIGLLHAEAGGLTLKVEAADTANLEKMKDVIASHFERFAWQEALQLDWR; via the coding sequence ATGAGCCTCACCGCCTCCGCGCACGTCGTCACCGACACCCCGGCGCGCTATATCAGTCGCCTGTGCAAGCACTTCGCCCACCGCATCCCGGTCAGCTTCGACGAGCACCAGGGGCGCATCGAGTTCGACTTCGGCATCGGCCTGCTGCACGCCGAAGCCGGCGGCCTGACCCTCAAGGTCGAAGCCGCCGACACGGCGAACCTGGAAAAGATGAAGGACGTGATCGCCAGCCACTTCGAACGCTTCGCCTGGCAGGAGGCGCTGCAGCTCGACTGGCGCTGA
- a CDS encoding LysR family transcriptional regulator encodes MEQLKRMAVFATVVEKGSMVAAGEALGMSASAVSQQIRKLEESTRVSLLHRTTRKLTLTEAGSLFYRSCAQVLELAQQAEQRLAELRDAPVGELRIAAPVGFSGRFMTDALAPLLEAHPGLSLRLFFHDEQIDLVEQRIDMAVRVGKLEDSSLVARHIGDWPMLLCCAPAYLARHPGVTRPEQLLALDWVSLGSDRQQGPVTLHGPGGEVQRLRIESRVVCNNILSTRSFTLAGFGLSLQPEPEIRDELTSGRLLRVLPEWRTDPVGIHIVTPRRDAQPAKVRYAMDALRHSLQRGG; translated from the coding sequence ATGGAGCAGCTCAAGCGCATGGCGGTGTTCGCCACGGTGGTGGAGAAAGGCTCGATGGTGGCGGCCGGGGAAGCCCTGGGCATGAGCGCCTCGGCGGTCAGCCAGCAGATCCGCAAGCTGGAGGAGTCGACCCGGGTCAGCCTGCTCCACCGCACCACCCGCAAGCTCACCCTCACCGAGGCCGGCAGCCTGTTCTACCGCAGTTGTGCGCAGGTGCTGGAGCTGGCGCAGCAGGCCGAGCAGCGCTTGGCCGAGCTGCGTGATGCGCCGGTGGGGGAGTTGCGCATCGCCGCCCCGGTGGGCTTTTCCGGGCGCTTCATGACCGACGCCCTGGCACCGCTGCTGGAGGCGCACCCCGGGCTGAGCCTGCGGCTGTTCTTCCACGACGAACAGATCGACCTGGTGGAGCAGCGCATCGACATGGCGGTGCGTGTCGGCAAGCTGGAGGACTCCAGCCTGGTGGCGCGGCATATCGGTGATTGGCCGATGCTGCTGTGCTGCGCGCCGGCCTACCTGGCCCGCCACCCCGGCGTCACCCGCCCCGAGCAACTGCTGGCGCTGGATTGGGTGAGCCTGGGCAGCGACCGCCAGCAGGGCCCGGTGACCCTGCACGGGCCGGGCGGCGAGGTGCAGCGCCTGCGCATCGAGAGCCGGGTGGTGTGCAACAACATCCTCTCCACCCGCAGCTTCACCCTGGCCGGCTTCGGCCTGTCGCTGCAGCCGGAGCCGGAAATCCGCGACGAACTGACCAGCGGTCGCCTGCTGCGGGTGCTGCCGGAATGGCGCACCGACCCCGTCGGCATCCACATCGTCACCCCGCGCCGCGATGCCCAGCCGGCCAAGGTGCGCTACGCCATGGATGCGCTGCGCCACAGTCTGCAGCGCGGCGGATAG
- a CDS encoding PA4780 family RIO1-like protein kinase: protein MKTPKRIEPLVEDGLVDEVVRPLMSGKEASVYVVRCGSELRCAKVYKEANKRGFRQAAEYQEGRKVRNSRDARAMAKGSKYGRKEQEENWQNAEVAALFRLAAAGVRVPKPYDFLDGVLLMELVTDGYGDAAPRLNDVDLTPEDAREFHGFMIGEIVKMLCAGLVHGDLSEFNVLLDPYGPVIIDLPQAVDAAGNNHAFRMLERDVGNMAAYFGQFAPELLYTRYAKEMWALYEDGKLTPETPLTGQFDEPEDAADVDSVMREIKAALAEEARRQALLNEDEDKARDEPPPPPWMQN from the coding sequence ATGAAGACTCCAAAACGCATTGAACCTTTGGTGGAAGACGGCCTGGTCGACGAAGTGGTCAGGCCCCTGATGAGTGGTAAGGAAGCGTCGGTCTACGTTGTGCGTTGTGGCAGCGAGTTGCGTTGCGCGAAGGTCTACAAGGAGGCCAACAAGCGCGGTTTCCGCCAGGCCGCCGAGTACCAGGAAGGGCGCAAGGTGCGTAACAGCCGCGACGCCCGGGCCATGGCCAAGGGCTCCAAGTACGGGCGCAAGGAACAGGAAGAGAACTGGCAGAACGCCGAGGTCGCGGCGCTGTTCCGCCTGGCTGCTGCCGGCGTGCGCGTGCCCAAACCCTATGACTTCCTCGATGGCGTGCTGTTGATGGAGCTGGTCACCGATGGCTACGGCGATGCCGCACCGCGCCTCAATGACGTCGACCTGACGCCCGAGGACGCCCGCGAATTCCACGGCTTCATGATCGGCGAGATCGTCAAGATGCTCTGCGCCGGCCTGGTCCATGGCGACCTGTCCGAGTTCAACGTCCTGCTCGACCCCTACGGCCCGGTGATCATCGACCTGCCGCAGGCGGTGGATGCCGCCGGCAACAACCACGCGTTCCGCATGCTGGAGCGTGATGTCGGCAACATGGCCGCGTATTTCGGGCAGTTCGCCCCGGAATTGCTCTACACGCGCTATGCCAAGGAAATGTGGGCGCTCTACGAGGACGGCAAGCTGACCCCGGAAACACCGCTCACCGGCCAGTTCGACGAGCCGGAGGACGCCGCCGATGTCGACTCGGTGATGCGCGAGATCAAGGCCGCCCTGGCCGAGGAAGCGCGGCGCCAGGCGTTGCTCAACGAGGACGAGGACAAGGCCCGCGACGAGCCGCCGCCCCCGCCCTGGATGCAGAATTGA
- a CDS encoding response regulator, giving the protein MVGMLDRSEREVILVVDDTPDNLELMSELLMDRYRVKVAGSGAKALKIAAGHMRPDLILLDVMMPEMDGYEVCARLKADAVTRDIPVIFLTARSEMADEQKGFDLGAVDYITKPISPPIVLARVQAQLQLKATADFLRDKSEYLELEVRRRTREIQHLHDATIEALAGLADMRDNPDGNHLVRIELYMRLLGTALARQQPGMAEELTEERINLMAKSALLHDIGKVALPDRVLLNPGQLEGDDLRLMQSHTRLGREALERAEARLGGSEQSFLGYAKEIQYGHHERWDGSGYPQGLRGDQIPLAARLMAVVDHYDGLTSYHPYRSSLSGDAAVMRISAGSGSEFDPLVVMAFLEVADGFALIAQRHADSRAAIDGELQRLEDSIAESIELTLPE; this is encoded by the coding sequence ATGGTCGGCATGCTGGACAGATCGGAGCGCGAGGTGATCCTGGTGGTGGACGACACCCCGGACAACCTCGAGCTGATGAGCGAGCTGCTGATGGACCGCTACCGGGTCAAGGTCGCCGGCAGCGGTGCCAAGGCATTGAAGATCGCCGCCGGGCACATGCGCCCGGACCTGATCCTGCTCGATGTGATGATGCCGGAGATGGACGGCTACGAAGTCTGCGCGCGGCTCAAGGCCGATGCCGTCACCCGCGATATCCCGGTGATCTTCCTCACCGCCCGCAGCGAAATGGCCGACGAGCAGAAGGGCTTCGACCTGGGGGCGGTGGACTACATCACCAAGCCCATCAGCCCGCCCATCGTCCTGGCGCGGGTGCAGGCGCAACTGCAGCTCAAGGCCACGGCCGACTTCCTGCGCGACAAGAGCGAATACCTGGAGCTGGAGGTGCGCCGCCGCACCCGCGAGATCCAGCACCTGCACGACGCCACCATCGAAGCCCTGGCGGGCCTCGCCGACATGCGCGACAACCCCGACGGCAACCACCTGGTGCGCATCGAGCTGTACATGCGCCTGCTGGGCACGGCCCTGGCGCGGCAGCAGCCGGGCATGGCCGAGGAGCTGACCGAGGAACGCATCAACCTGATGGCGAAATCGGCCTTGCTGCACGACATCGGCAAGGTGGCGCTGCCCGATCGCGTGCTGCTCAACCCCGGGCAGCTGGAAGGCGACGACCTGCGCCTGATGCAGAGCCACACCCGCCTCGGCCGCGAAGCCCTGGAGCGCGCCGAAGCGCGGCTGGGCGGCAGCGAGCAGAGCTTTCTCGGCTACGCCAAGGAAATCCAGTACGGGCACCATGAGCGCTGGGACGGCTCGGGTTATCCACAGGGTCTGCGCGGTGACCAGATACCCCTCGCGGCGCGCCTGATGGCGGTGGTGGACCACTACGACGGGCTTACCAGCTACCACCCCTATCGCAGCAGCCTGAGCGGCGACGCGGCGGTGATGCGCATCAGCGCCGGCAGCGGCAGCGAGTTCGACCCGCTGGTGGTGATGGCCTTCCTCGAAGTGGCCGACGGCTTCGCCCTCATCGCCCAGCGCCACGCCGATAGCCGCGCCGCCATCGACGGCGAATTGCAGCGCCTGGAAGACTCCATCGCCGAGAGCATCGAGCTGACGTTGCCGGAGTGA
- a CDS encoding response regulator yields MLRASLWLLLMLLASLALGGNERLEFDADEAAWLQDHPRIRVGVPRHGWPPFDLMESDGSYQGISADFLRLVGERLGLGIEPVYFDDWQQAQDALRERRVDVLPSMARLPARQSWAAFSEPYLISTSLLFTRRESVLQGVADLAGKRVAVERGYAVQAMLRERAPGVLLVETADTEAALRAVSSGRADGYVGNMIVASYLIRQFNLSNLELRGESGLGSSELHFGVRRDWPQLAGLIDHALASIDREEREAIMDRWLPPLTEFNWRKAAEVGWPFALGVIVLVGFVLLWNRRLAVQVEERCRAEAEAERQRSTLLALVNAIPDPIWFKDADGRYLGANQAFADLIGQSRDALQGRTDAELLPTERARMRLIQDQAALALSLPFESEDWVVQRDGRKVLFDTVRATFHDDKGQLLGLVGVSRDVTARKHSEEALEQAKELAEEAARTKADFLANMSHEIRTPMNAIIGMTHLALKTDPEPRQREYLGKIQQASQHLMGVINDILDFSRIEAGKLSVERIDFDLQMVLENLSGLISEKAACKRLELVFNIDPQLPLQLVGDPLRIGQILINYANNAVKFTEQGEVEVIVRGEHRRGDELELYLAVRDTGIGLDAEQQGRLFESFQQADNSTTRRYGGSGLGLAICRRLAEAMDGAVGVDSRVGIGSLFWCRLPVQVSARQPNELLLQPDLLDRRVLVVDDNDAARQVINDMLASLALRVEAVQSGEEALLRVAEAEREDDPFEMAFIDWQMPGLDGVETACRLHRLGLRKPPRVLLVTAHGFDDLGETDKAGIDEVLHKPLNPSVLLEASLTSLGRRGGNPPPPSTAALLDAMPRFDNQRVLLVEDHALNREVATALLEESGLLIDQAENGLDAVDRLRWQPPGYYALVLMDMQMPEMDGLEATRELRREPRFLELPIIAMTANALPGDRERCIEAGMNDHVSKPIEPLELWATLSRWLRGSRGPGEPPKTVVANLPDWVLPGVDIASGLRRVLGKQQAYLGLLGKFARGQRAFIASLRQALGDGDRDSAERLAHSLRGLAGNLGATALQAQAEALERSIHQGARLAQLERQMLELEPPLLALVRAIDELLREQRPEPAAAPYDPARLAPLCKRLAQLFEDDDPRAGKLFEEQAELLRSAFNEGYGPLESAVRSYDFEAALVVLREMAGQRDISL; encoded by the coding sequence ATGTTGCGTGCCTCTTTATGGCTGCTGCTGATGCTGCTGGCATCCTTGGCCCTGGGCGGAAACGAGCGGCTCGAGTTCGACGCCGACGAGGCCGCCTGGCTGCAGGACCATCCGCGCATCCGCGTGGGGGTACCGCGCCATGGCTGGCCGCCCTTCGACCTGATGGAGTCCGACGGCAGCTACCAGGGCATCAGCGCCGACTTCCTGCGCCTGGTGGGCGAGCGCCTCGGGCTGGGTATCGAGCCGGTCTATTTCGATGACTGGCAGCAAGCCCAGGACGCCCTGCGTGAGCGCCGCGTGGATGTGCTGCCGTCCATGGCCAGGCTCCCAGCGCGGCAGAGCTGGGCAGCCTTCAGCGAGCCCTACCTGATCAGCACCAGCCTGCTTTTCACCCGCCGCGAAAGCGTCCTCCAGGGGGTGGCCGACCTGGCCGGCAAGCGCGTGGCGGTGGAACGCGGCTATGCGGTGCAGGCCATGCTCCGTGAGCGTGCGCCGGGGGTGCTGCTGGTGGAGACCGCCGACACCGAGGCGGCGCTGCGGGCGGTGTCGTCCGGGCGTGCCGACGGCTACGTGGGCAACATGATCGTCGCCAGCTACCTGATCCGGCAGTTCAACCTGAGCAACCTGGAGCTGCGCGGCGAATCCGGCCTGGGCAGCAGCGAGCTGCATTTCGGCGTGCGCCGCGACTGGCCGCAGCTGGCCGGCCTGATCGACCACGCCCTGGCCAGCATCGACCGCGAGGAGCGCGAGGCGATCATGGATCGCTGGCTGCCGCCGCTCACCGAATTCAACTGGCGCAAGGCCGCCGAGGTGGGCTGGCCGTTCGCCCTGGGGGTGATCGTCCTGGTGGGCTTCGTGCTGCTGTGGAACCGTCGCCTGGCGGTGCAGGTGGAGGAGCGCTGCCGTGCCGAAGCCGAGGCCGAACGCCAGCGCAGCACCCTGCTGGCGCTGGTCAATGCCATTCCCGACCCGATCTGGTTCAAGGATGCCGACGGCCGCTACCTGGGGGCCAACCAAGCCTTCGCCGATCTCATCGGCCAGAGCCGCGACGCCTTGCAGGGCCGCACCGATGCCGAGCTGCTGCCCACCGAGCGGGCGCGCATGCGCCTGATCCAGGACCAGGCGGCCCTGGCCCTGAGCCTGCCGTTCGAGAGCGAGGACTGGGTGGTGCAGCGCGATGGGCGCAAGGTGCTGTTCGACACCGTGCGCGCCACCTTCCACGACGACAAGGGCCAGTTGCTGGGCCTGGTGGGCGTCAGCCGCGACGTCACCGCGCGCAAGCACAGCGAGGAAGCCCTGGAGCAGGCCAAGGAACTGGCCGAGGAAGCCGCGCGGACGAAGGCCGACTTCCTCGCCAACATGAGCCATGAGATCCGCACGCCGATGAACGCCATCATCGGCATGACCCACCTCGCCCTGAAGACCGACCCCGAACCGCGCCAGCGCGAGTACCTGGGCAAGATCCAGCAGGCCAGCCAGCACCTGATGGGGGTGATCAACGACATCCTCGATTTCTCCCGTATCGAGGCCGGCAAGCTGAGCGTCGAGCGCATCGACTTCGACCTGCAGATGGTGCTGGAGAACCTCTCCGGGCTGATCAGCGAGAAGGCCGCCTGCAAGCGCCTGGAGCTGGTGTTCAACATCGACCCGCAACTGCCCCTGCAACTGGTGGGCGACCCGTTGCGCATCGGCCAGATCCTCATCAACTACGCCAACAACGCGGTGAAGTTCACCGAACAGGGCGAGGTGGAAGTGATCGTCCGTGGCGAGCACCGGCGTGGCGATGAGCTGGAGCTGTACCTGGCGGTGCGCGACACCGGCATCGGGCTGGATGCCGAGCAGCAGGGGCGGCTGTTCGAATCCTTCCAGCAGGCGGACAACTCCACCACCCGGCGCTATGGCGGCTCCGGGCTGGGCCTGGCCATCTGCCGGCGCCTGGCCGAGGCCATGGACGGCGCGGTGGGCGTCGACAGCCGGGTGGGCATCGGCAGCCTGTTCTGGTGTCGCCTGCCGGTGCAGGTATCGGCCCGGCAGCCCAATGAGCTGTTGTTGCAGCCCGACCTGCTTGACCGCCGCGTGCTGGTGGTGGACGACAACGACGCCGCGCGCCAGGTGATCAACGACATGCTCGCCAGCCTGGCGCTGCGGGTGGAGGCGGTGCAATCCGGCGAGGAAGCGCTGCTGCGGGTGGCCGAGGCGGAGCGCGAGGACGACCCCTTCGAAATGGCCTTCATCGACTGGCAGATGCCCGGCCTGGATGGCGTCGAGACCGCCTGCCGCCTGCACCGGCTGGGCCTGCGCAAGCCACCGCGGGTGCTGCTGGTCACCGCCCACGGTTTCGATGACCTGGGGGAGACCGACAAGGCCGGTATCGACGAGGTGCTGCACAAGCCACTCAACCCCTCGGTGCTGCTGGAGGCGTCCCTGACCAGCCTGGGGCGCCGTGGGGGCAACCCGCCGCCACCCAGCACCGCCGCGCTGCTGGACGCCATGCCGCGCTTCGACAACCAGCGTGTGCTGCTGGTGGAGGACCATGCGCTGAACCGCGAGGTGGCCACCGCCTTGCTGGAGGAAAGCGGCCTGCTCATCGACCAGGCGGAGAACGGCCTGGATGCCGTCGACCGCCTGCGCTGGCAGCCGCCGGGCTACTACGCGCTGGTGCTGATGGACATGCAGATGCCGGAGATGGACGGCCTGGAAGCCACCCGCGAACTGCGCCGCGAACCGCGCTTCCTGGAGTTGCCGATCATCGCCATGACCGCCAACGCCCTGCCCGGCGACCGTGAGCGTTGCATCGAGGCGGGCATGAACGACCACGTCAGCAAACCCATCGAGCCCCTGGAACTGTGGGCCACCCTCAGCCGCTGGTTGCGGGGCTCACGGGGGCCGGGCGAGCCGCCCAAGACGGTGGTGGCGAACCTGCCCGACTGGGTGTTGCCGGGGGTGGATATCGCCAGCGGCCTGCGCCGGGTGCTGGGCAAGCAGCAGGCCTACCTCGGCTTGCTCGGCAAGTTCGCCAGGGGCCAGCGGGCGTTCATCGCCAGCCTGCGCCAGGCACTGGGTGATGGCGATCGCGACAGCGCCGAACGCCTGGCCCACAGCCTGCGCGGGCTGGCGGGCAACCTCGGGGCGACGGCGCTGCAGGCCCAGGCCGAAGCCCTGGAGCGCAGCATTCATCAGGGGGCGCGCCTGGCCCAGCTGGAGCGCCAGATGCTGGAGCTGGAACCGCCGCTGCTGGCGCTGGTCCGAGCCATCGACGAGCTGCTGCGCGAGCAGCGACCGGAACCGGCCGCCGCCCCCTACGACCCGGCGCGCCTGGCGCCCCTGTGCAAGCGCCTGGCGCAGTTGTTCGAGGACGACGACCCGCGCGCCGGCAAGCTCTTCGAGGAACAGGCGGAATTGCTCCGCAGCGCCTTCAATGAAGGTTACGGGCCGCTGGAGTCGGCGGTGCGCAGCTACGATTTCGAGGCGGCGCTGGTGGTCCTGCGGGAGATGGCGGGGCAACGCGACATTTCACTTTGA
- a CDS encoding EamA family transporter codes for MPLPHILLALLVTLVWGVNFVIIKLGLAEFPPLLFCALRFALAATPLLFLRGPMPAPLWRIVQIGLLLGVFKFGVLFIGMKIGMPAGLTSLVLQSQVFFTILIAALLLGERPSRRGVLGLALAASGLVLIGLERPMGDSLLAFVLVLVAALAWAFANIATKRAGATDMLRLICWVSLVPPLPLLALSWVFEGPQAMAAAFEHATLVGYGSLLFVAFGATTLGFAIWSFLLSRHPASLVTPFALAVPISGLLSGWLLLDEALSPAGWLACVIVFVGLAITVLPKGLLGRLVSGSSRPTPGP; via the coding sequence ATGCCCTTGCCGCACATCCTTCTCGCCCTGTTGGTGACCCTGGTCTGGGGCGTCAATTTCGTGATCATCAAGCTCGGCCTGGCTGAATTCCCGCCACTGCTGTTCTGCGCCCTGCGTTTCGCCCTGGCGGCCACGCCGCTGCTGTTCCTGCGCGGGCCGATGCCGGCACCGCTGTGGCGCATCGTGCAGATCGGCCTGCTGCTGGGGGTGTTCAAGTTCGGCGTGCTGTTCATCGGCATGAAGATCGGCATGCCCGCGGGGCTCACCTCCCTGGTGCTGCAGAGCCAGGTGTTCTTCACCATCCTCATCGCCGCCCTGTTGCTGGGCGAGCGGCCCAGCCGGCGCGGGGTGCTGGGCCTGGCGCTGGCGGCGTCCGGCCTGGTGCTGATTGGCCTGGAGCGGCCCATGGGCGACAGCCTGCTGGCCTTCGTGCTGGTGCTGGTGGCGGCCCTGGCCTGGGCCTTCGCCAACATCGCCACCAAGCGCGCGGGCGCCACCGACATGTTGCGGCTGATCTGCTGGGTGAGCCTGGTGCCGCCGCTGCCGTTGCTGGCGCTGTCCTGGGTGTTCGAGGGGCCGCAGGCGATGGCCGCAGCCTTCGAGCACGCCACCCTGGTGGGCTACGGCTCGCTGCTGTTTGTGGCCTTCGGCGCCACCACCCTGGGCTTCGCCATCTGGAGCTTCCTGCTCAGCCGCCACCCGGCGAGCCTGGTCACCCCCTTCGCCCTGGCGGTGCCTATCTCCGGGCTGCTGTCCGGCTGGCTGCTGCTGGACGAGGCGCTGAGCCCGGCCGGTTGGCTGGCCTGCGTCATCGTCTTCGTCGGCCTGGCGATCACCGTGCTGCCCAAGGGGCTGCTGGGCCGCCTGGTCAGTGGCAGCAGCCGCCCGACTCCAGGTCCTTGA